One genomic segment of Flexibacter flexilis DSM 6793 includes these proteins:
- a CDS encoding bactofilin family protein produces the protein MALFGSKEEQRTAEDASSSNNIIGKGTVIEGNIITNGNIRIEGRLIGNLVSKAKIVLGQSAEIEGNITAQNAEIAGTVKGKTDIAELLTLKTTSVINGDINTAKLVVEAGAVFNGLCKMGNTVSQQQTTK, from the coding sequence ATGGCACTATTTGGCAGCAAAGAGGAGCAAAGAACCGCAGAAGATGCGAGCAGTTCTAATAATATTATCGGAAAAGGAACTGTGATTGAGGGTAATATTATTACGAATGGAAATATTAGAATTGAAGGCCGTTTAATTGGCAATTTGGTTTCTAAAGCCAAAATAGTTTTGGGGCAATCTGCTGAAATAGAGGGTAATATCACTGCTCAAAATGCAGAAATTGCGGGAACAGTAAAAGGAAAAACAGATATAGCCGAGCTTTTGACGTTAAAAACTACTTCAGTTATCAATGGAGATATTAATACGGCTAAATTGGTGGTAGAAGCAGGAGCTGTATTTAATGGCCTTTGTAAAATGGGCAACACGGTGAGCCAACAACAAACTACAAAATAG